In Maridesulfovibrio sp., a single genomic region encodes these proteins:
- the lhgO gene encoding L-2-hydroxyglutarate oxidase codes for MKTFDIMICGAGIVSLTVARELLSRGHKNILIIDKEDEVAKHASGRNSGVLHAGIYYAPGSLRAVSCLSGNFRMKEYCREKNLPLLETGKVIVARNESELTTLHELHSRATANGAKVDIIDEQQLAKIEPNAKTTNEALFSHYTAVVDPKAVMKSLYHDLETSGKVTFMLGTKFITAKPNNVIVTDKGEISCGLFINAAGSYSDQVARPFGFGEGYQLIPFKGIYKKLKKDKAHTIRGSIYPVPNIKNPFLGIHFTRGASGDVYLGPTAIPAFGRENYGILSGMDKEAFDIMLRDAILFFRNPKFRTLAFEEPRKYFFKCFFNDARELVKELNPEDIVNSPKVGIRPQLVDLKRNELVMDFLVESDSKSVHVLNAISPAFTSSMYFAEMIVEKYIQ; via the coding sequence ATGAAGACATTTGACATCATGATATGCGGTGCGGGGATAGTATCCCTTACCGTTGCCAGGGAACTCCTCTCCAGAGGACACAAAAACATTCTCATCATCGACAAGGAAGATGAAGTTGCTAAACACGCTTCCGGTCGTAACAGCGGCGTTCTGCATGCGGGCATTTACTATGCACCTGGCAGCCTGCGCGCTGTTTCATGTCTTTCCGGCAACTTCAGAATGAAAGAATACTGCAGAGAAAAAAATCTGCCTCTGCTGGAAACCGGAAAGGTGATCGTCGCACGTAACGAATCCGAACTTACCACCCTTCACGAACTGCACAGTCGGGCAACAGCAAACGGAGCCAAGGTCGACATCATTGATGAGCAACAACTCGCAAAGATCGAACCCAATGCAAAAACAACAAATGAAGCTTTATTTTCACATTACACTGCTGTTGTAGACCCTAAAGCGGTAATGAAATCACTGTATCATGATCTCGAAACAAGCGGAAAAGTCACTTTTATGCTTGGTACAAAGTTCATTACTGCAAAACCCAACAATGTTATCGTCACTGACAAGGGAGAAATTAGCTGTGGGCTTTTCATCAACGCCGCAGGCTCCTACAGCGACCAGGTGGCCCGTCCATTCGGGTTTGGAGAAGGCTACCAACTCATCCCATTCAAAGGCATCTACAAGAAGCTGAAAAAGGATAAAGCCCACACCATACGGGGCAGCATCTACCCTGTTCCGAATATCAAAAACCCATTTCTGGGCATCCATTTCACTCGCGGGGCATCGGGCGATGTGTATCTCGGACCTACCGCCATTCCGGCATTCGGACGCGAGAATTACGGCATTCTTTCCGGCATGGACAAGGAAGCGTTCGACATCATGCTGCGCGACGCGATCCTCTTTTTCCGCAACCCCAAATTCCGGACTCTGGCCTTTGAGGAACCGCGCAAATACTTCTTCAAATGCTTTTTCAACGATGCACGGGAACTGGTCAAAGAACTGAATCCCGAAGACATAGTCAACTCGCCCAAGGTCGGAATACGCCCGCAGCTGGTGGACCTGAAGCGCAACGAACTGGTCATGGATTTTCTGGTGGAAAGTGACAGCAAAAGCGTCCACGTGCTGAACGCCATATCACCGGCATTCACCAGTTCCATGTACTTTGCTGAAATGATTGTGGAGAAATACATACAGTAA
- a CDS encoding nitronate monooxygenase family protein, protein MNLPQLKIGDLVAKVPVIQGGMGVGISLSGLASAVAKEGGIGVIAAAMIGLTSKNSYKDQAKAHIETLAEEIRKAKEMTSGILGVNIMVALSNFADMVSTSVKEGADVIFSGAGLPLDLPKYLTEGAKTKLVPIVSSGRAATIICKKWISKFDYIPDAFVVEGPMAGGHLGFKREQIDDPLFALEKILPEVIKAVKPFEEQTGKTIPVIAAGGVYTGEDICKYLHMGAAGVQMGTRFVATHECDADEKFKQAYVTSTKEDMAIIQSPVGLPGRAVNNDFLKAVSSGQKSPFKCPFHCIKSCKVEQSPYCIASALINAQRGKLKNGFAFAGSNAWKTEKIITVKQLFTDLKAEFDKACAR, encoded by the coding sequence ATGAATCTTCCTCAGCTCAAAATTGGCGACCTTGTTGCCAAAGTGCCCGTAATTCAGGGAGGCATGGGAGTCGGAATATCTCTTTCCGGTCTTGCTTCCGCTGTGGCCAAAGAGGGCGGCATAGGTGTTATTGCTGCAGCCATGATCGGACTTACCAGCAAAAACAGCTATAAAGACCAGGCCAAGGCGCACATAGAAACTCTTGCCGAAGAAATAAGAAAAGCCAAGGAAATGACTTCCGGCATTCTCGGAGTGAACATCATGGTTGCTCTCTCCAACTTTGCCGACATGGTAAGCACCTCCGTCAAGGAAGGAGCCGATGTCATTTTCTCCGGAGCAGGACTGCCCCTGGACCTGCCCAAATACCTTACCGAAGGTGCAAAGACCAAGCTGGTCCCCATTGTCTCCTCCGGCAGGGCGGCAACAATTATCTGCAAAAAATGGATTTCGAAATTCGATTACATACCCGATGCTTTTGTCGTTGAAGGCCCCATGGCCGGCGGACATCTCGGTTTCAAACGCGAACAGATCGACGACCCGCTTTTCGCGCTTGAAAAAATTCTTCCCGAAGTCATCAAGGCTGTAAAGCCCTTTGAAGAACAGACCGGGAAGACCATACCTGTAATCGCCGCCGGCGGTGTGTACACAGGTGAAGATATCTGCAAATACCTCCACATGGGGGCTGCAGGCGTACAGATGGGAACAAGATTCGTGGCCACGCACGAGTGTGATGCGGATGAAAAATTCAAGCAGGCTTATGTAACATCCACCAAGGAAGACATGGCCATTATCCAGAGCCCGGTGGGACTGCCCGGACGCGCGGTGAACAACGACTTCCTCAAAGCTGTAAGCAGCGGCCAGAAGTCCCCGTTCAAATGCCCGTTCCATTGCATCAAGAGCTGCAAAGTGGAGCAGAGCCCCTACTGCATTGCCTCGGCGCTCATCAACGCCCAGCGCGGTAAGCTCAAAAACGGATTCGCTTTTGCCGGTTCCAATGCCTGGAAGACAGAAAAAATCATCACCGTAAAACAGCTCTTCACCGACCTCAAAGCTGAATTCGACAAGGCCTGTGCACGGTAA